A genome region from Perca fluviatilis chromosome 20, GENO_Pfluv_1.0, whole genome shotgun sequence includes the following:
- the LOC120549597 gene encoding uncharacterized protein LOC120549597 isoform X1, protein MEASTVVPLVGMLVALGAYAFFIYVSKHASSVEVLEGMKAVVLPCWVPWFPEGTKVVWSHHGSNPSTVHQHQKQDEPYLQNQHFSGRTSMSDDALETGDFSLTLKEPHRSDSGLYLCTIRINENKIKMKWYQVQLQVTVPQHDSDVEVYEGVKSVVLPCQISSLPKYIKVVWSRFGFNPSTVHQHQDYAEPRFQNQLYSGRTLMSADALQTGDLSLTLKDPHLSDSGLYTCTVYSNEHIKRQTIVRLQVTVSQHASSVVVYEGIKSVMLPCQLPILPEGTKVMWSCSDLHPSTVHQHQDGDEPYLQNVFYSGRTSMSADALKTGNLSLTLKDPHYSDSGVYTCTIYSNEHIKRQISVHLQVTVSQHASNVVVYEGIKSFVLPCQLPWLPEGSLVVWSCPDLNPSTVHQHQDKDEPYLQNQLYNGRTSMSADALKTGDLGLTLKDPYHSDSGVYTCTVYSKGNMTGKKTVQLQVTESSTSSTRTDVLLAVVLAVLFLVLGLAVAVVLGLAVYFWYRIITVTWVEVEEEEMFVKLPCKTQAPLPECLSVEWSRCAPEPMKVHEYRNYTNNPVTQDEFYTTAQRWR, encoded by the exons ATGGAGGCATCTACGGTGGTGCCGTTGGTTGGGATGCTTGTGGCACTTGGGGCGTATGCATTCTTCATTTACG TTTCCAAGCATGCCTCAAGTGTTGAGGTGTTGGAGGGAATGAAGGCTGTCGTGCTGCCCTGCTGGGTACCATGGTTTCCTGAGGGCACCAAAGTGGTGTGGAGCCACCACGGTTCCAATCCCTCAACCGTCCACCAGCATCAGAAACAAGATGAGCCTTATCTTCAAAACCAGCATTTCAGCGGCCGAACATCAATGTCAGATGACGCTCTGGAAACCGGAGACTTCAGCCTCACTCTGAAAGAACCTCACCGCTCTGACAGCGGACTCTACTTATGCACCATCCGcatcaatgaaaataaaattaaaatgaaatggtACCAGGTACAGCTGCAGGTCACAG TTCCCCAGCATGACTCAGATGTTGAGGTGTATGAGGGGGTGAAGTCTGTCGTGCTGCCCTGCCAGATATCAAGCCTACCCAAGTATATTAAAGTGGTGTGGAGCCGCTTCGGTTTCAATCCCTCGACCGTTCACCAGCATCAGGACTACGCTGAGCCCCGTTTCCAAAACCAGCTTTACAGCGGCCGAACATTGATGTCAGCTGACGCTCTGCAAACTGGAGACCTCAGCCTCACTCTGAAAGATCCTCACCTCTCTGACAGCGGCCTCTACACCTGCACCGTCTACAGCAACGAACATATAAAGAGACAGACAATTGTGCGTCTACAGGTCACAG tttcccagcatgcctcaAGTGTTGTGGTGTATGAGGGTATAAAGTCTGTCATGCTGCCCTGCCAGTTACCAATTTTACCTGAGGGCACCAAAGTGATGTGGAGCTGCTCTGATCTCCATCCTTCGACCGTCCACCAGCATCAAGACGGAGATGAGCCTTATCTTCAAAACGTGTTTTACAGCGGCCGAACATCGATGTCAGCTGACGCTCTGAAAACTGGGAACCTCAGCCTCACTCTGAAAGATCCTCACTACTCTGACAGCGGCGTCTACACCTGCACCATCTACAGCAATGAACATATAAAGAGACAGATAAGTGTACATCTGCAGGTCACAG tttcccagcatgcctcaAATGTTGTGGTGTATGAGGGTATAAAGTCTTTCGTGCTGCCCTGCCAGTTACCATGGTTACCTGAGGGCTCCTTAGTGGTGTGGAGCTGCCCTGATCTCAATCCTTCAACCGTCCACCAGCATCAAGACAAAGATGAGCCTTATCTTCAAAACCAGCTTTACAACGGCCGAACATCGATGTCAGCTGACGCTCTGAAAACTGGAGACCTCGGCCTCACTCTGAAAGATCCTTACCACTCTGACAGCGGCGTCTACACCTGCACCGTCTACAGCAAAGGAAATATGACGGGCAAGAAAACTGTACAGCTACAGGTCACAG AATCGTCCACTTCCTCTACTAGGACCGATGTTCTCCTGGCTGTTGTCCTGGCTGTCCTGTTCCTGGTTTTGGGCCTAGCTGTTGCCGTTGTTTTAGGTCTAGCAGTTTATTTTTGGTACAGAATCATCACAg TCACCTGGGTGGAAGTGGAAGAAGAAGAGATGTTTGTCAAGCTTCCTTGCAAAACCCAAGCCCCGCTGCCTGAGTGTTTATCAGTGGAGTGGAGCCGCTGTGCCCCCGAGCCCATGAAGGTCCACGAGTATCGGAACTACACCAACAATCCTGTCACACAGGACGAGTTTTACACGACCGCACAAAGATGGAGATAG
- the LOC120549597 gene encoding uncharacterized protein LOC120549597 isoform X2 produces the protein MKAVVLPCWVPWFPEGTKVVWSHHGSNPSTVHQHQKQDEPYLQNQHFSGRTSMSDDALETGDFSLTLKEPHRSDSGLYLCTIRINENKIKMKWYQVQLQVTVPQHDSDVEVYEGVKSVVLPCQISSLPKYIKVVWSRFGFNPSTVHQHQDYAEPRFQNQLYSGRTLMSADALQTGDLSLTLKDPHLSDSGLYTCTVYSNEHIKRQTIVRLQVTVSQHASSVVVYEGIKSVMLPCQLPILPEGTKVMWSCSDLHPSTVHQHQDGDEPYLQNVFYSGRTSMSADALKTGNLSLTLKDPHYSDSGVYTCTIYSNEHIKRQISVHLQVTVSQHASNVVVYEGIKSFVLPCQLPWLPEGSLVVWSCPDLNPSTVHQHQDKDEPYLQNQLYNGRTSMSADALKTGDLGLTLKDPYHSDSGVYTCTVYSKGNMTGKKTVQLQVTESSTSSTRTDVLLAVVLAVLFLVLGLAVAVVLGLAVYFWYRIITVTWVEVEEEEMFVKLPCKTQAPLPECLSVEWSRCAPEPMKVHEYRNYTNNPVTQDEFYTTAQRWR, from the exons ATGAAGGCTGTCGTGCTGCCCTGCTGGGTACCATGGTTTCCTGAGGGCACCAAAGTGGTGTGGAGCCACCACGGTTCCAATCCCTCAACCGTCCACCAGCATCAGAAACAAGATGAGCCTTATCTTCAAAACCAGCATTTCAGCGGCCGAACATCAATGTCAGATGACGCTCTGGAAACCGGAGACTTCAGCCTCACTCTGAAAGAACCTCACCGCTCTGACAGCGGACTCTACTTATGCACCATCCGcatcaatgaaaataaaattaaaatgaaatggtACCAGGTACAGCTGCAGGTCACAG TTCCCCAGCATGACTCAGATGTTGAGGTGTATGAGGGGGTGAAGTCTGTCGTGCTGCCCTGCCAGATATCAAGCCTACCCAAGTATATTAAAGTGGTGTGGAGCCGCTTCGGTTTCAATCCCTCGACCGTTCACCAGCATCAGGACTACGCTGAGCCCCGTTTCCAAAACCAGCTTTACAGCGGCCGAACATTGATGTCAGCTGACGCTCTGCAAACTGGAGACCTCAGCCTCACTCTGAAAGATCCTCACCTCTCTGACAGCGGCCTCTACACCTGCACCGTCTACAGCAACGAACATATAAAGAGACAGACAATTGTGCGTCTACAGGTCACAG tttcccagcatgcctcaAGTGTTGTGGTGTATGAGGGTATAAAGTCTGTCATGCTGCCCTGCCAGTTACCAATTTTACCTGAGGGCACCAAAGTGATGTGGAGCTGCTCTGATCTCCATCCTTCGACCGTCCACCAGCATCAAGACGGAGATGAGCCTTATCTTCAAAACGTGTTTTACAGCGGCCGAACATCGATGTCAGCTGACGCTCTGAAAACTGGGAACCTCAGCCTCACTCTGAAAGATCCTCACTACTCTGACAGCGGCGTCTACACCTGCACCATCTACAGCAATGAACATATAAAGAGACAGATAAGTGTACATCTGCAGGTCACAG tttcccagcatgcctcaAATGTTGTGGTGTATGAGGGTATAAAGTCTTTCGTGCTGCCCTGCCAGTTACCATGGTTACCTGAGGGCTCCTTAGTGGTGTGGAGCTGCCCTGATCTCAATCCTTCAACCGTCCACCAGCATCAAGACAAAGATGAGCCTTATCTTCAAAACCAGCTTTACAACGGCCGAACATCGATGTCAGCTGACGCTCTGAAAACTGGAGACCTCGGCCTCACTCTGAAAGATCCTTACCACTCTGACAGCGGCGTCTACACCTGCACCGTCTACAGCAAAGGAAATATGACGGGCAAGAAAACTGTACAGCTACAGGTCACAG AATCGTCCACTTCCTCTACTAGGACCGATGTTCTCCTGGCTGTTGTCCTGGCTGTCCTGTTCCTGGTTTTGGGCCTAGCTGTTGCCGTTGTTTTAGGTCTAGCAGTTTATTTTTGGTACAGAATCATCACAg TCACCTGGGTGGAAGTGGAAGAAGAAGAGATGTTTGTCAAGCTTCCTTGCAAAACCCAAGCCCCGCTGCCTGAGTGTTTATCAGTGGAGTGGAGCCGCTGTGCCCCCGAGCCCATGAAGGTCCACGAGTATCGGAACTACACCAACAATCCTGTCACACAGGACGAGTTTTACACGACCGCACAAAGATGGAGATAG